In Phaseolus vulgaris cultivar G19833 chromosome 3, P. vulgaris v2.0, whole genome shotgun sequence, the sequence AAGATTAAACAAATTAGCAAAATTCTGTTGGGAAGTCCCAcataacagattcaatttcacaAATATACATTAGAGGGCAATGTTCACAACCATGGTTGCTGGAGGAAGCCTGTATAAGAAGATGGTGCCTGAGCTTCCATGGCACCCAGTGTATCACCATGATAAGATCTCTGAAGTGCAAGGACCTGAAATAATGAAATCCACACGTATTAAGTTACATGTGAATTTCAGAGGAAGAaatacaattaaataaaaaggattaaatattttacatgTTTAAAGAACTAGTAAAAATACACAAAAAACTACTTGgaaattaaagtttaaattCTAACAAATGTCCATAAGGGATTGGTTAAGTAATCAAAAGTAGAAAATTTTTATGGAAAGTGTCACTAGCATGTGCTCATTATGGTTTCCAATGCAACCCTAGTATCATTTCCAATCAAACTTTCTATTTGATTAATTCTTTAACCAATGTCTTTAGGATGTTTGTTGACAGGACAGGACCCTATTATACAGTAAACATATTCCCAGGTTTATAGTTTAGGAATAAATGACCACTTAACTAGTTAACATCATTCGAAGAGTGGTCAACAAGAAACCACCTAATaactcaaacaacaacttgagCAATTAACTGTTCCTAAACTAGAAATGTTCTTTTTGAGTCttcaaaaaaaagaaaaaaaatgaaaacaaatgcATATTATCCTCCTTCAAAAAAGGCAATATTTAAACAAGATTTTGAAAACACATAGGGAATGTGGTAAGATTTTGAAAACAAGACTTTTTACTCAATACTAAGAGAAATATGCATAATCAAAATGCCATATATCTCACATATCCTAGTTGTATTGTCTAAATTTTTGACACTTcatgaatataatataaaatattcaatcgAAAATGAAATATTCCTACAACATTGTGGTTTTTGTTTTCAAACACTTGCTTTGCTTTCCCCAAGATTGAAAAAGGCTTGACTCATATTAACAGCCAATATGTcccccttcttctacttctaaCTGCAAATTTTAGCATTAGTTTTATAGAATACCATCTTCATAAATCAAATTGAACTTTATAAACAGAGAATATCACAGATTGATTAAAGGACTGAAGGAGCAAACCATGAGCTCAGTGGGTCTTTCATTTGTGGTATCATCATGACAATCCACAATAAACCCGTGATCAACAGAAAATTTACGGAATGCCATCTTGAGAGCTATTTCAATTGCAGTAGATCCATTGTCCGAAAAATATGTTCGTGAAGCCCAGCCTGCACAACAGATGATTCAGCTACCATGCAAAGAGTTGACGGCTGCTTGTCAGTGGATAACAACGAGCATTGGCAAACATCTCTAGATATCAGTATTATCAAACTGAAACGTATATTTTTAACTAGAGTATCAAATAGCACTGAGATGAGATCATAATTCAGATATGTTACTACAAATAACCtataagaaattttttattagtttctaTCAGAATTTAGACTTACTGCCTTGAATCAACTTTAAATAAAGAATTGATCAAGCCTTATAAAGCTTACATTAGTCGAATTTCAACTCTAGTCAATGGGAGATCCTAACATGACCATGCACACCCAGAACAGAACTGGACATCTCAAGTGTGGATAAATGCAAGTGGTCCAATAACAACACCCATTAATGTCTAGGAGTAGACATCTATGTTGCAGGATGCATCAATTGTTCTGTGATGTAGGTTGGATGAGCTAATCAAATTGTGGTGCTTCGACTATTATGCTCTTAAGTAAAAAGAATTGGCCGTGACTATCAATTATAACTTTTGATCAAGTGGTAAGTGTTGGATTGAGTGTTTATCACTAAGTCAAAAGCTATAATTGATAGTCAGGATGTTCTACTTAAGAGTGTAGCAACTCAAGTGCCACAATTCAATTGTGACTTGATCCACCTAGTCTCCATCACAGAACAATTGATCTCACCAGCAACAATCTCTCCCTTAATAATTATTCCGTTGGGAGTCAAACTCTTACCttggctctgataccaattgatGGATCGAGCACTTAACACTAGATTAAAAGTTATAGCTAATAGTTAGGGTGCAACTCTTTCTACTTAAGAGCGTAGCAATCCAAACGTCACGATTTAGTTGTGATTTGGCCCACCTAGCATCTGTCACAATTGATGTCACCTATAACAGTAAACGCTCGATCCAACCATCGATATCAAAGCCAAGGTCACGAGTTCAATTCTTAGTGGGACAATTGTTTGGAGAGATTGTTGCAGGTTGCACCATTATCCTGTGGCGTAGGCCAAGTGGGCCGACTCACAATCAAAGAGTTTGATTCCTAGAGGGACAATTGTTGAGGGGGAGATTGTTGCAGAGTGCATTAATTGTCCCGTGGCGTAAACTATGTGGGTTAAGTAATGATCGAATCATAACACTTGGGTTGTTACACTCGTAAGTagaaagttgttttttttactATCAATTATAGTTTTTTGACCAAGTGGTAAGTGTGTGATCCAACAATGTAGAGCATTAACAAAACAAATATAGGTCTCTCAATAACAAATTTAGGATAGACATTGATACTATAAGAGTTTAAAACCAACTTTTAAAATGAGGCTAACTCTAGCCTTGTAAGGACTACACTGATCATATTTCTCTTGATGTAGAATCTCAATAGTTTACACACGTGTTCATATAATgtgaaattaataaaaggatATGCTAACCTTTCCCCACGCCTTGAAGCAAAAGCTTGGCACAATTTAAGGCTGGCTCATGAACATTCTCAGGGAACATTACATGCCCAAATCTAGCAGCAGTGTACCCCATCTCCCTGGCAAGCTCGGCCTGAAATCACCTAAATGGAAAGATGGCATTAAAGAAAAACTTTAGGGATGATAACTTGAAGGGGCGACCAAGTTTAAAAATGCCAAACACAATTggtatcaaataaaaatatactaaaatgTATAGTAGATCCATGTCATGAAGATTCTTTAAACACTAAAAAGTTACATTCTAGTCTCCTTTTTATTTGGGCTTCAAATTGACTATGCAGAGTTCAGGGCCTCGAGGCATTAGAAATCAGAAAGAATGAGAGAACACTTTTTCATAAGCATATATATTCAACAGTAAAAGGTAGAAAGAACAGTGTCAGAGGCAAAATTGTTTTGGAAGGGTGACCAATAAAAAATATCTCAGTTTTCTTTTCAGTGGGGGGGCAAAAGAGTActtttatacattaaataaataaataaaattgggTGTGACCATGGCATCCCCCGGTCACAAGTCTGCACCCCAGGAAGAATGGGATATGTAAGTATGTGCTGTCCCTCAGACAGCCATTTGATTATTACTTACTCGTCTGATTAATAGAATTAATAGCTAAAAAGTTATTAGAATGACCTGCATTATAGCATCAGGTCCCTGAGTCCACCAACTAGCACATGCATCAAATTGTGGTGCTATGACTTCTGTCTTCTGAACCTTACAAAAAAATCATGCGATGTCAAATCTAGGTAtcaatatgtaaaataaagtacGAATGAAGTAATCCCATAAAATTACTGAATCTAATTCCAAAGTAAACACTAAGAATTTGTTTGGATAAATGTTTCTGAAACCACTaataagagaagaagaaaaaaatgaagtttttttataaactaaaataagcTTATGCATCATAACGTAATTTGTTCTCTCATATGTATAagctaattttagtttatataaacttatttcatgtttccttatatttttttcttgcaaaTATTTATGAAGAAGTTTATCCAAAAAGATTTAAATGCAGTAAGTTAAGCTCAACTTAAATGTGTATTGCAAAGCttaacaaattgaaaaaaaaaataataaagattttcaCAGAAACAAACCTTGAAGATAGAAAAGTTCTCACCACAGCGTGAATCAATTACTGTGACCCCTCCATCAGGAACAAGTTTGTGTTGAGTGAAAGGCCACCAGATGATATCCCTTGCTTCTCTTGGCATGTCTTGCAGCTTTTTAATTCTCTCAAAATAAGCTGAAAGCATTATTTCCTTTAGATTAGTAAATATACGATGAGAACTTTCAAACCATTCCATCAAGTCATTTGATGGATCTCTTGGAATGGGTGGTAGCACTAGGACTGGGACCCTGAATAAAGAAGGCAACAATTGAATATAAGCAGATAGAGCAACAATAATACCGCAACATAACAGAAAAgtcagaataaaaaataataaccaaTTAAGGACTATGAAGGACTTTAAAAGAATGGAAGTATGAAAATAGAATACAGAGGGGGGCTGGCCGTTTTATAAAGCTCAATACAGAACTGAAAATTCAAGTTTCAAACCCACATTTGGCCACCTATTTGAAAGCTTCCAACCCACATTGGCACAAGTGACAATTTGTTACTTTTGTAAAGAATATTATTCTGAAATATAACTGAATATTGATTACCAAATTATGACCACCAACATTATTCAAGAAACACATTCAGTCTAAATTAATTCTTCTGAAATACATTCTAATATTCTGCTCAATAGTAAAGTAGTGtaaattgtccaaacaagatTTTAGTGGTGCACGTTCAATACCTACCACAAATGAATTAAagctaaaatataaataatgctGAAACCATTCAGCATGCTTGAGGCCAGTAATGCATTCCCCAAAAAACCCTAACCATTTTTTTGTTTAACCAACTAAATTACACTCATTTCCTTTCTAGTAGAAACTGATTTGTTTAACTAATTTCTAATACTTTGATTTACCTTTTCTGAAGACTAGTTTGTTTAATAAGAAATTAgtgcttaaaataaaaattgtcttAAAAATCGAGATCCAGTGCTCACTGCTCAGTGCTTAACCTTTTCAGTCTAAATTTTTCAGTTTTAAAAAAACAAGCTGGGAAAGAGGAAGGGTAATAAAAATTCTACGATTTTAAAGTTATAATCAGAAAGAGAATGTAACTACTATAATCAGGCTTACTTGTTTCGCATATAAGACATCAGTGGACCCTCATTTAGAAGACCGTGATCTTCAAAAGCAACAGCAACAACATCATAACCTCGCAGCGTCAAGCTCTCATAAGCTGATATAGTTCCAGAAATACCTCCTAGCCTTCCATCCCCAACAAGAACTGCCGGAATACGGAATGGCCTGACAAGAAATGAGAGAACAAACATATTtaaccaaaaaaataaataagaacagTATGTATATAACCCAACGATGCATACAACATATTTGCTTCCATCTGCctaaataattaaactttaaaagtTAACCATAGAATTCCTGTGACTAAGCTCCTATAAAGGGTACTAGCAAGGATCAAACAGTGCATGAATTGTTATCATTAAGGTTAAATGCAACCTCAGGCTGAAATTGTAGTTATCAAACCCAACAAAATCTGAGCCACTTAGATACACGTCTACTCATAAATTAGAATACAAAACTTGGATGACGATACTCTCATTTTCTCCAGAGTCCAAATTTCTCCATAGTTTTTATCATTTCTCTTGGAGATAGTATTTTCACACTACCTTCACAACTAATCGAAACAATCTCTCTCAACCATCTCAAACTACTATCTTTTTCTATTGCTTATTATATACTATATCATCTTAATAGTCCAATATTTCCATCTTTTATCTTTCTTtctaaattgaattttaatagtttttcttagaaaattaactttaagtttaacttgaACTTACAAAACCGACTTGAAATTTATGTTCTAAAATGATATTAGAACATATCAAAGTTCATCCTAGTGAGGTTTGTTGGGTCTATAGTGTCACCTGCTGTCGAATTCACTCTATTCTCACACTCGATGCCCTTGACGTGAGGAAATATgttagagatctcacatcgactacaCATAcgatcaaattaaaatatataagtaggtgcatACTCTTCACTTTCTAAGATGATATCAGAGTTTATCCTAAAAGATTTCTTGAGAATGGGGAAACTTTTTCATTCAGCACGTTTAGGAACCTATCCTAGAGATTGTATGCCAAGAGTAGGACATTTCTCTGAATAGTAGAGGCGTAAAGGCTCGTCTAGAGATCTTCCTTGGGTTCTTCCTTTTTCTAACCTGAGAGACAAACTACTCCGATTTTCCATTTGCTACTTTTTATAATTGCTGAAATTGGTGGAAATGGATCCTATCTATTTAGTGTGGTTCTTCTCTAAAGGGgcgaaaaaaaatcattcagtCATCGGCGTGAGAGAAAACTGtaatttatacattaaatataaaagaagtCTATGCACAAAAAGCATAAAGTCTCTTTTTCACTGTCGACTAAGCACAAACAACTATAATAAAGTAATTCGATTAACAGTTACCCTGTACATAATCAATGAGTGTATAACCATTAAActcttcaaaatatttattaattatgaatttatttatttaacatatGCAATAATCCACCTGCTAAAACACTAGTCCTAAATTAAATTTACCATGAAAACTGAATCCGCACAGGATTTTCTCAAGAACAAGATTGCACCACATACCTATACAAGTCACATTGAAGCGTCCCAGAAGGACCTGGACTGGCAACTCCACCAGCTGTCTCCACCACGCACAGAACATCCGATCTCTCCCTACCAGCCCCGCGTTCCACTACGTACTCGAAACACTCGCCCAGAGTTTCCAACACCACCGAGTCTTGTACAGCTAAACCCTCCCTCTCCGCGGCCAAGTGTGGCGACACGGCCTCTTCCCACGCGTACAGAGTCTTGCAATGCAGCTCCGAGTGGCCACGTCCTACCTCGCCGGGGAGCAGATTTGTATCCAGCACGGCGGGGGAGACGTTTAGGACACGATGCGAGGAGGAGAGATGAACGTTAGGGTTGCGGAGGAGGGAGAGTTGGCGG encodes:
- the LOC137807356 gene encoding bifunctional dethiobiotin synthetase/7,8-diamino-pelargonic acid aminotransferase, mitochondrial isoform X1 — its product is MFRFPSLLLSRRLHRRKLSSTPSRPPSLPLSHPIYLIWGSNTGVGKTLVSAGIAASSLLSSATTPSQFHYLKPLQTGFPADSDSRFVLNKLRQLSLLRNPNVHLSSSHRVLNVSPAVLDTNLLPGEVGRGHSELHCKTLYAWEEAVSPHLAAEREGLAVQDSVVLETLGECFEYVVERGAGRERSDVLCVVETAGGVASPGPSGTLQCDLYRPFRIPAVLVGDGRLGGISGTISAYESLTLRGYDVVAVAFEDHGLLNEGPLMSYMRNKVPVLVLPPIPRDPSNDLMEWFESSHRIFTNLKEIMLSAYFERIKKLQDMPREARDIIWWPFTQHKLVPDGGVTVIDSRCGENFSIFKVQKTEVIAPQFDACASWWTQGPDAIMQAELAREMGYTAARFGHVMFPENVHEPALNCAKLLLQGVGKGWASRTYFSDNGSTAIEIALKMAFRKFSVDHGFIVDCHDDTTNERPTELMVLALQRSYHGDTLGAMEAQAPSSYTGFLQQPWYTGRGLFLDPPSVFMHNNTWNISIPEGYVWESQKGQSITFSSSDEVFHKGRDKSELATVYSSYISKVLSRFKESNNVGALIMEPVIQGAGGMHMVDPLFQRVLVNECRSRKIPVIFDEVFTGFWRLGVETAAELIHCVPDIACFGKLLTGGIIPLAVTLATNAVFDSFIGDSKLKALLHGHSYSAHAMGCAAAVKSIQWFKDPCSNSNITSEGRLLRELWDDKMVCRISSHPAIQRVVTLGTLFVLELKGEGASAGYGSLYARPLIEKLREDGIYMRPLGNVIYLLCGPCTSPEICNQLLIKLHRQLEEFYGCKN
- the LOC137807356 gene encoding bifunctional dethiobiotin synthetase/7,8-diamino-pelargonic acid aminotransferase, mitochondrial isoform X2 → MFRFPSLLLSRRLHRRKLSSTPSRPPSLPLSHPIYLIWGSNTGVGKTLVSAGIAASSLLSSATTPSQFHYLKPLQTGFPADSDSRFVLNKLRQLSLLRNPNVHLSSSHRVLNVSPAVLDTNLLPGEVGRGHSELHCKTLYAWEEAVSPHLAAEREGLAVQDSVVLETLGECFEYVVERGAGRERSDVLCVVETAGGVASPGPSGTLQCDLYRPFRIPAVLVGDGRLGGISGTISAYESLTLRGYDVVAVAFEDHGLLNEGPLMSYMRNKVPVLVLPPIPRDPSNDLMEWFESSHRIFTNLKEIMLSAYFERIKKLQDMPREARDIIWWPFTQHKLVPDGGVTVIDSRCGENFSIFKKTEVIAPQFDACASWWTQGPDAIMQAELAREMGYTAARFGHVMFPENVHEPALNCAKLLLQGVGKGWASRTYFSDNGSTAIEIALKMAFRKFSVDHGFIVDCHDDTTNERPTELMVLALQRSYHGDTLGAMEAQAPSSYTGFLQQPWYTGRGLFLDPPSVFMHNNTWNISIPEGYVWESQKGQSITFSSSDEVFHKGRDKSELATVYSSYISKVLSRFKESNNVGALIMEPVIQGAGGMHMVDPLFQRVLVNECRSRKIPVIFDEVFTGFWRLGVETAAELIHCVPDIACFGKLLTGGIIPLAVTLATNAVFDSFIGDSKLKALLHGHSYSAHAMGCAAAVKSIQWFKDPCSNSNITSEGRLLRELWDDKMVCRISSHPAIQRVVTLGTLFVLELKGEGASAGYGSLYARPLIEKLREDGIYMRPLGNVIYLLCGPCTSPEICNQLLIKLHRQLEEFYGCKN